A window from Populus trichocarpa isolate Nisqually-1 chromosome 3, P.trichocarpa_v4.1, whole genome shotgun sequence encodes these proteins:
- the LOC7465526 gene encoding monocopper oxidase-like protein SKU5: MALCSKFLALFLIHTCLLLGLCSAADPFVSYDFEVSYITASPLGVPQQVIAINGKFPGPTINVTTNNNVAINVRNKLDDNLLIHWSGIQQRRSSWQDGLPGTNCPIPPKWNWTYQFQVKDQVGSFFYFPSLHMQRASGGFGSFIINNRAIIPIPFDTPHGDIVILIGDWYKRNHTALRKALDAGKDLGMPDGVLINGKGPYQYNATLVPDGIDYETIEVQPGKTYRIRVHNVGTSTSLNFRIQNHNLLLAESEGSYTVQQNYTSLDIHVGQSYSFLVTMDQNASTDYYIVASARFVNESQWKRVTGVGILHYTNSKGKAKGPLPDAPNDEFDKTFSMNQARSIRWNVSASGARPNPQGSFRYGSINVTDVYVLKNKPLVTINGKRRATLSGISFVNPATPIRLADQFKVKGVYKLDFPNKPLTGSSKMETSVINGTYRGFMEVILQNNDTKMQSYHLSGYAVFVVGMDYGEWTDNSRGTYNKWDGIARSTVQVYPGAWTAILVSLDNVGVWNLRTENLDSWYLGQETYVRIVNPEETNKTELPIPDNALFCGALGKFQKPEDISFAVSITGNGSKLFFTLLMAVCALMSVFG, translated from the exons ATGGCTTTGTGTAGCAAGTTTTTAGCTTTGTTTCTTATCCACACTTGCTTGCTTTTGGGCTTGTGTTCAGCTGCAGATCCTTTTGTTAGCTATGACTTTGAAGTCTCTTACATCACTGCTTCTCCTCTTGGCGTGCCTCAACAG gTTATTGCTATAAATGGGAAGTTTCCTGGTCCTACTATCAATGTGACCACTAACAACAATGTTGCTATCAATGTTCGGAACAAACTGGATGATAATCTCCTTATCCACTG GTCTGGAATTCAACAAAGGAGAAGTTCATGGCAAGATGGGCTTCCTGGTACTAACTGTCCAATTCCTCCGAAGTGGAACTGGACTTACCAGTTTCAAGTTAAAGATCAGGTAGGGAGTTTCTTTTACTTCCCTTCTCTCCATATGCAGAGAGCTTCTGGTGGATTTGGCAGCTTTATCATAAACAACCGGGCTATTATTCCAATTCCTTTTGATACTCCTCATGGGGACATTGTCATTTTGATTGGTGATTGGTACAAAAGGAACCACACG GCTTTGAGGAAGGCTCTTGATGCTGGGAAAGATCTAGGGATGCCAGATGGAGTTCTTATTAATGGCAAAGGTCCTTACCAATATAACGCTACACTTGTCCCTGATGGCATTGACTACGAAACCATTGAGGTTCAACCAG GAAAAACCTATCGCATCCGTGTGCACAATGTTGGAACTTCAACTAGTTTGAATTTCAGGATCCAGAACCACAATCTGCTCTTAGCTGAGTCAGAGGGATCTTATACAGTGCAACAAAATTATACCAGTTTAGATATACATGTAGGACAATCTTATTCATTTTTGGTGACCATGGATCAGAACGCAAGTACTGATTACTACATTGTAGCTAGCGCAAGGTTTGTGAATGAATCGCAGTGGAAAAGGGTTACTGGTGTTGGAATCTTGCATTACACAAATTCCAAGGGGAAGGCAAAGGGTCCCCTTCCAGATGCACCCAATGATGAGTTTGACAAAACCTTCTCAATGAACCAAGCAAGATCCATCAG ATGGAATGTTTCTGCGAGTGGTGCACGTCCCAACCCACAAGGCTCATTCAGATACGGCTCAATCAATGTGACCGATGTTTACGTATTGAAAAATAAGCCACTAGTAACAATCAATGGGAAAAGACGAGCGACTCTCAGTGGGATATCATTTGTCAATCCTGCTACTCCAATCAGGCTTGCAGACCAGTTCAAAGTGAAGGGGGTGTATAAGCTTGATTTCCCCAACAAGCCCTTAACAGGATCATCTAAAATGGAAACATCAGTGATCAATGGAACATACAGGGGATTTATGGAAGTCATTCTGCAGAACAATGACACCAAGATGCAGAGCTATCACCTAAGTGGATATGCAGTTTTTGTTGTGGG GATGGATTATGGTGAATGGACAGATAACAGCAGGGGAACATATAATAAGTGGGATGGCATTGCACGCTCCACTGTCCAG GTTTATCCTGGAGCATGGACAGCAATTTTGGTATCGCTTGACAATGTTGGAGTCTGGAACCTCAGAACTGAAAACCTTGACTCCTGGTATCTTGGCCAGGAAACGTATGTCAGAATTGTCAATCCAGAGGAAACTAACAAAACCGAGTTGCCTATTCCAGACAATGCCCTCTTTTGTGGTGCACTTGGCAAATTCCAGAA GCCAGAAGATATTTCTTTCGCCGTATCAATCACAGGTAACGGATCAAAGCTGTTCTTCACCCTGCTGATGGCCGTCTGTGCTTTGATGTCCGTTTTTGGCTGA